A window of the Helianthus annuus cultivar XRQ/B chromosome 4, HanXRQr2.0-SUNRISE, whole genome shotgun sequence genome harbors these coding sequences:
- the LOC110890773 gene encoding uncharacterized protein LOC110890773 isoform X2 — MAPPRIIRVYEDSMTKVILPIHEESLQCIHEASRAESLKSFDEQHFGRHHAKKSVEALDEDIEKMFKNFMMANQYQSSKLCEALHIKCEDQMDQLQVLRLLSMAKFNATKVLEKNDGKVEVIVYKGIQSQAI, encoded by the exons ATGGCGCCGCCAAGGATAATCCGTGTATACGAGGATAGCATGACGAAAGTGATTTTACCGATTCACGAGGAATCTTTACAATGCATCCATGAAGCTTCAAGAGCCGAATCTCTGAAATCTTTTGACGAACAACATTTTGGCCGTCACCATGCCAAGAAATCTGTTGAAGCACTCGATGAAGATATTGAAAAG ATGTTTAAGAATTTTATGATGGCAAACCAATATCAGTCGTCAAAACTGTGTGAGGCACTGCATATAAAGTGCGAGGACCAAATGGACCAACTTCAAGTACTCAGACTACTGTCCATGGCCAAGTTCAATGCAACCAAAGTTTTGGAAAAGA ATGATGGGAAAGTCGAAGTCATCGTTTATAAAGGAATACAATCACAGGCTATTTAA
- the LOC110890773 gene encoding uncharacterized protein LOC110890773 isoform X1, with amino-acid sequence MAPPRIIRVYEDSMTKVILPIHEESLQCIHEASRAESLKSFDEQHFGRHHAKKSVEALDEDIEKMFKNFMMANQYQSSKLCEALHIKCEDQMDQLQVLRLLSMAKFNATKVLEKSALGHLKPYMLFVFNILDDGKVEVIVYKGIQSQAI; translated from the exons ATGGCGCCGCCAAGGATAATCCGTGTATACGAGGATAGCATGACGAAAGTGATTTTACCGATTCACGAGGAATCTTTACAATGCATCCATGAAGCTTCAAGAGCCGAATCTCTGAAATCTTTTGACGAACAACATTTTGGCCGTCACCATGCCAAGAAATCTGTTGAAGCACTCGATGAAGATATTGAAAAG ATGTTTAAGAATTTTATGATGGCAAACCAATATCAGTCGTCAAAACTGTGTGAGGCACTGCATATAAAGTGCGAGGACCAAATGGACCAACTTCAAGTACTCAGACTACTGTCCATGGCCAAGTTCAATGCAACCAAAGTTTTGGAAAAGAGTGCGTTGGGCCATCTAAAACCATATATGCTTTTTGTCTTCAACATTCTCG ATGATGGGAAAGTCGAAGTCATCGTTTATAAAGGAATACAATCACAGGCTATTTAA